Part of the Marasmius oreades isolate 03SP1 chromosome 5, whole genome shotgun sequence genome is shown below.
CAACTCCTCATTAGCAGAAGGAGGTAATGTAGAGACAACGGTCATTCCCTCGCGGATCTTACCAGGATCAAGAGGTTGACACCGAGAACGTCCAAGAACTGTAAATATACTCACTTTGCACGGTGTGTTGGGCATTGCACGAATAACCTTGGTGGTTGAGTGAACCCAAGAAGCAAGTTGGGATATAGTGACACCGGCCAAGATGCTGATGAGCAATTTGCCATCCAATGCATCCTGCATACCAGGTTCGTTCAGAACGACATGAGCGGTTTGTGGCTTACAGCTGAGGGAAAAGATAGCTGTAGGAATTCAGTTTTTCAGAGTATATGGTCGAGGCACGTACCAAAGGAGCACGACGTCGGACTGTTGGACAGCCTCTATGTTCTTCGAATGCAACACCTCGATCTTCTCGGCTCTTCCGCCTAAACTtctgaaggtcttttgaagTCTGAGCGCACTTCCTTCGTGGCCAACGCAAGCAATGAATCGTGCCGGAACGGAGGGTTCAGTTTCCTCAGGCGTTACGGTTCCGGGTGTGTGGGATTCCCATTTTTGCAGTCCCAGTAAACGACTCTGGGTATCCAAGCTTGCGATGACACCAGATAAAACGGAGATTCCCATGGTTCCGCATCCTAAGGGACGTCAAAGGTATGAGTCAGGGATCAGCTTAAAGGGAATCAGGTACCTAGAACACAGAGAGTGTAACCCATAGTATTGAGGGTGGGCTAAATCCTGGAAGAAAACTTGGTCGATCAGTTCGGGAGAGTGTCATTGACAGTGCCACTGTCATGCCTTTCCATGCTTGCATTTGTCACCGTCGGCTCGACGCGCTTTGACAGCCTGGTGAATTGCGTTTTTTCGCAGCCCGTGCTTTCCAGCCTCCGGGACAAGGGATATACACAACTCATTATCCAATGCGGAAATTCAGAACTCGATTTACGATACCTATTGCAGGAAAGGGATGTTTTCGCTTCGGAGAACTATGGGATTCATATCGAATGCTGGAAATATAAACCATCGTTAAGAGGAGAATATGAAAGGGCGGATCTGGTCATAAGCCATGCAGGTATGGCATTTCTTGAGCCTGCGATGTGGGAGAGAATGATATTCTTCCTGAGGTTCTGGGTCAATCCTCGAAGTTCTTCGACTGGGCAAGCCTCTCATTGTCGTACCAAATGCAAGTCTTCTCGATGATCATCAGCAAGAACTAGCGACAGCATTAGAAGAAATGAACCACCTCAAAGTTTCTACAATTTCGTGAGTGATGATCCTTTTCCCCCTTCTTTCTGCGTTTGTTGAACTTCTGCTCTAGTGACCTTGCGAGGAACATAGCTCAGTTCAAACCCGACTCGTTTTCCCAATTTCCTGCATACGATGGATCTCGGTTCCGTAATTTATTGGATAAAGAGATGGGATACGATTGACTAATAGATGGTTTTTACATGTAGATCGTCGAGTGTTATGAATTTCTTTGAATTTCACCACCATCTCAGGTTCTATCTACGCCTCATGAAAAGTGTAATAGCGACCTCGGTCTCTGGAGACCCCCAAGAATACGAGAACAACCATGTCCATGTTGTTTATGACCAAATTGCACCTCATTTTTCGTCCACACGTTACAGGGTACGGAGACTTTTGCGTAAAACCCCATAGTCCCTTGACTTACGTCTCCAATCCAGCCTTGGCCTATCATCGCGAAGTTCTTGTCCGATATACCCAGCGGCTGGGTGGGATTCGATTCCGGAACTGGGAATGGAAAATACCTACCACTTCCTCTAGATTCCCCTGGAAAAATATGGACGATTGGATTGGATCGAAGCAGGAATCTGCTCGAAATTGCCAGATCAGCAGGAGATGGCAATACTATCCGTGAAGTTATTTGTGGTGACGTTCTTAACAACGTATGGAGAGACAATGTCTTTGTGAGTTGTCCTACCCCTCATGCGGCTATCACGCTATAATCCTACAATTACAGGACTATGCGATATCTATTGCAACGATTCACCACCTTGCAACACCTACACGACGGAAGGAGGCGGTTCAGGTGATTTCTTCTACAAACTAGAAAAAGGTCGTTCTAACATTTCCGGATAGCGGCTGCTACAGGCAGTCTCCCACATCCATGGTCGGGTCCTCATATACGTATGGGCAACAGAACAGGATGATTTCTCAAAACGACGGATACCTAACCTCGACAGCTCTTCTGGTTCGGACGTGTTTGTTCCGTGGGTGATCCCAAAAGTAAAACCCGAAGAGAATGCCCAAGTATTCAATCGCTACTATCACATGTTCGCTGGCGGTGAACTGCTGATGCTGGTTACAGAAGCTGCTCAAGAGATTGGGTTGCAGGTAGGACCACAGGAGATGGCGTCAGCGAGGAACGGAATCGAAATCCTTCAACGCGGATGGGAGAGATCGAATCATTATGTGGAGCTGAGATTTTGGACATCCCAAAGCTAATTCATCGTTTCTGCTTGCATCCAGATATATATAGTGGCAGGAATAATGCGTGGACAACAACAAAATCACAAGGTGAACCAATCTGCCGTCTACTCGCTGGCAGCCATGACTGTGATACAATCAGTTCTGAAGGGTGGCCAGAAAAAGTAATGTGCGACTTACTAGCATTGATTAAATCACCACCACTTTCCTTCAGAACCCGTACGGCCTTCGCCCGTGAGCAGCCGACCTATTTGAAGATAATTTGAGTAATTGATCCTGGGGTTGGTACCGACCACAAACCTGGGCAATTACGAGATCGATATCTTTTGGATCAACACCAGTTTCGTCCACAggaccatcatcatcagGTGCTTGAAGCTCTGGAATggcgtcgtcgtcgccg
Proteins encoded:
- a CDS encoding uncharacterized protein (BUSCO:EOG09264DIM), translated to MLAFVTVGSTRFDSLVNCVFSQPVLSSLRDKGYTQLIIQCGNSELDLRYLLQERDVFASENYGIHIECWKYKPSLRGEYERADLVISHAGSGSILEVLRLGKPLIVVPNASLLDDHQQELATALEEMNHLKVSTISDLARNIAQFKPDSFSQFPAYDGSRSSSVMNFFEFHHHLRFYLRLMKSVIATSVSGDPQEYENNHVHVVYDQIAPHFSSTRYRPWPIIAKFLSDIPSGWVGFDSGTGNGKYLPLPLDSPGKIWTIGLDRSRNLLEIARSAGDGNTIREVICGDVLNNVWRDNVFDYAISIATIHHLATPTRRKEAVQRLLQAVSHIHGRVLIYVWATEQDDFSKRRIPNLDSSSGSDVFVPWVIPKVKPEENAQVFNRYYHMFAGGELLMLVTEAAQEIGLQVGPQEMASARNGIEILQRGWERSNHYVELRFWTSQS